The Nostoc sp. 'Lobaria pulmonaria (5183) cyanobiont' genome window below encodes:
- a CDS encoding NRAMP family divalent metal transporter, with protein MNKILEIALGIVTSIGGFLDVGAIATAAEAGSTYNFQLIWAFVLGTICVIFLVEMSGRLAAVSKHTLAAAVRERFGFNFYIIPLVAEIVVDFLVLAAEIGGVCIALQLVTGISFQWFALPVAFAIWLLLWKGTFGLIENGISLLGLITLAFVVATFKLHPSLTQLGSALLPTLPQQDTAHYLYLAVGILGALISPYLFYFYSSGAVEDKWDEGYIGVNRAVAGLGMGFGSIVSLGVLIVAALVLGPKGIQVDSYEQAALMLTETFGYWGFVLFAASLGIACFGAALEVSLDTAYIVAQAFGWNWGENLKPKDAARFSLVYTVFVFLASLLMVFGIDPLQLTLFSMAITAVILPPVIIPFLVLMNDELYVGKYRNGWISNSVVIFTIALTFVLAIVAIPLEIIGG; from the coding sequence ATGAATAAAATTTTGGAAATCGCCCTTGGTATTGTTACCAGTATCGGTGGCTTTTTAGATGTAGGTGCGATCGCTACTGCTGCGGAAGCTGGATCTACCTATAACTTCCAACTAATCTGGGCGTTTGTCTTAGGGACAATTTGTGTAATCTTTCTGGTGGAAATGTCTGGACGTTTAGCAGCCGTTAGCAAACATACATTAGCTGCGGCGGTGCGAGAACGATTTGGGTTCAACTTTTATATCATTCCACTAGTTGCAGAAATTGTCGTTGATTTTCTGGTTTTAGCAGCCGAAATTGGCGGTGTTTGTATTGCCCTGCAATTAGTAACAGGCATTAGTTTCCAGTGGTTTGCTTTACCCGTGGCCTTTGCAATTTGGTTACTACTTTGGAAAGGGACATTTGGATTAATTGAAAACGGTATTTCTTTATTGGGATTAATTACCCTAGCATTTGTCGTCGCTACTTTTAAGCTGCATCCATCATTAACACAACTTGGCTCTGCTTTGTTGCCAACTCTGCCACAACAAGACACCGCACATTACTTATACCTGGCCGTTGGCATATTAGGGGCATTGATTAGCCCGTACTTATTTTATTTCTACTCATCTGGTGCAGTAGAAGATAAGTGGGATGAAGGGTATATCGGTGTGAATCGCGCCGTTGCTGGTTTGGGGATGGGCTTTGGCAGCATTGTATCGCTGGGAGTGTTGATTGTGGCAGCACTGGTACTCGGTCCCAAAGGTATCCAGGTTGATAGCTATGAACAGGCGGCACTGATGCTGACAGAAACCTTTGGTTACTGGGGCTTTGTGCTATTTGCAGCATCTTTAGGGATTGCTTGCTTTGGTGCAGCACTGGAGGTAAGCCTTGATACAGCGTATATTGTGGCTCAAGCTTTTGGTTGGAATTGGGGCGAAAACCTTAAACCAAAAGATGCTGCACGCTTTAGTTTAGTCTACACAGTGTTTGTCTTTCTCGCCTCATTACTGATGGTATTTGGTATCGATCCATTGCAATTGACTTTGTTTTCAATGGCAATTACAGCAGTAATTTTGCCGCCTGTAATTATACCTTTTTTGGTTTTGATGAACGATGAATTATATGTTGGCAAATATCGTAACGGCTGGATTAGTAACAGCGTTGTTATTTTTACAATTGCGTTGACATTTGTGCTAGCGATCGTTGCTATCCCATTGGAAATTATTGGAGGGTAG
- a CDS encoding tetratricopeptide repeat protein encodes MSNFWRLFFSTIIALPLTFLALSAHCSPILITQITAGDFLELGVDKMRRSDYQEAIENFNQAIALEKDFAVVYSDRCLAYLQLQDYHQAVTDCTQAISFAPDDSEAYLNRGLALYREGDYPSAIVDYNRAIALKPSDFRAYYNRGLARAGDGKDSEAILDFNLALTQIPQITSLLLADIYNDRGLAHFILQDTQAAMLDFNLAIRLNANDYRAYFNRGCTCGRNGDDFGAVRDFSQVIRLNPSNAQAYVNRGVARYHLGYHLDAIADLQKASKYFDNQGKRVAYEKTLDLLKNLRQKISFATEIALF; translated from the coding sequence ATGAGTAATTTCTGGCGATTATTTTTCAGTACAATTATTGCTTTACCTCTGACTTTTCTGGCTTTATCTGCACATTGTTCACCCATTTTAATTACCCAAATTACAGCAGGTGATTTCTTAGAGTTGGGTGTAGATAAGATGCGGCGCAGTGATTATCAAGAAGCAATAGAGAATTTCAACCAGGCGATCGCACTTGAGAAAGATTTTGCTGTAGTTTATAGCGATCGCTGTCTTGCTTATCTCCAATTACAAGATTACCATCAAGCTGTTACAGATTGTACTCAAGCAATAAGTTTTGCACCTGATGACTCTGAGGCTTATCTGAACCGGGGTTTGGCACTTTACAGAGAAGGAGATTATCCTAGTGCCATCGTTGATTATAATCGAGCAATCGCACTTAAACCATCCGATTTTCGAGCTTACTACAACCGAGGACTAGCCCGTGCAGGGGATGGCAAAGACTCGGAAGCAATTCTTGACTTTAATTTAGCTTTAACTCAAATTCCCCAAATCACTAGCTTATTGCTTGCAGATATCTACAATGACCGAGGTTTAGCGCATTTTATCTTGCAAGATACTCAAGCAGCGATGCTCGACTTTAATCTAGCAATTCGTCTCAACGCTAACGATTATCGAGCTTATTTCAACCGGGGTTGTACTTGCGGACGAAACGGAGATGACTTTGGTGCAGTGCGTGATTTTTCTCAAGTCATCAGACTCAACCCCAGTAATGCTCAGGCTTATGTTAATCGGGGAGTCGCTCGTTATCACTTAGGATATCATTTAGATGCGATCGCGGATTTACAAAAAGCATCTAAGTACTTTGACAACCAAGGAAAGAGAGTTGCTTACGAAAAAACTCTCGATTTATTGAAGAATTTGCGACAAAAAATTTCCTTTGCAACTGAAATCGCTCTTTTCTAA
- the nifH gene encoding nitrogenase iron protein, whose protein sequence is MTDPKIRQIAFYGKGGIGKSTTSQNTLAAMAEMGQRVLIVGCDPKADSTRLMLHSKAQTSVLQLAAERGAVEDIELEEVMLTGFRDVRCVESGGPEPGVGCAGRGIITAINFLEENGAYKDVDFVSYDVLGDVVCGGFAMPIREGKAQEIYIVTSGEMMAMYAANNIARGVLKYAHTGGVRLGGLICNSRNVDREIDLIETLAKRLNTQMIHYVPRDNIVQHAELRRMTVNEYAPDSNQANEYRTLGTKIINNKNLTVPTPIEMEELEDLLIEFGILESEENAAMLVGKTATEASV, encoded by the coding sequence ATGACTGACCCAAAGATTAGACAAATAGCTTTCTATGGTAAAGGCGGTATTGGTAAATCTACCACCTCTCAAAACACCCTAGCAGCAATGGCTGAAATGGGTCAGCGCGTGCTGATTGTCGGTTGCGACCCCAAAGCTGACTCTACCCGTTTGATGCTACACAGTAAAGCTCAAACAAGCGTTCTTCAATTGGCTGCTGAACGAGGCGCTGTAGAAGATATTGAACTCGAAGAAGTAATGCTCACCGGTTTCCGGGATGTACGTTGTGTAGAGTCTGGCGGTCCTGAACCTGGTGTGGGTTGCGCTGGTCGTGGTATTATCACCGCTATCAACTTCTTAGAAGAAAACGGTGCTTACAAAGATGTTGACTTTGTAAGTTACGACGTTTTGGGTGACGTTGTGTGCGGTGGTTTCGCTATGCCTATCCGTGAAGGTAAGGCACAAGAAATCTACATCGTTACCTCTGGTGAAATGATGGCGATGTATGCAGCTAACAACATCGCTCGTGGTGTTCTCAAATATGCTCACACTGGCGGTGTGCGCTTGGGTGGTTTGATTTGTAACAGCCGTAACGTTGACCGGGAAATCGACCTAATCGAAACCCTGGCAAAACGTTTGAACACCCAAATGATTCACTACGTACCTCGTGACAACATTGTGCAACACGCGGAATTGCGCCGCATGACTGTTAACGAGTATGCACCTGACAGTAACCAAGCTAATGAATATCGGACATTAGGTACAAAGATCATCAACAACAAGAATCTGACTGTCCCCACCCCCATTGAGATGGAAGAGTTAGAAGACTTGTTGATTGAATTCGGTATCCTTGAAAGCGAGGAAAATGCTGCAATGCTAGTTGGCAAGACTGCTACTGAAGCATCTGTTTAA
- a CDS encoding TonB-dependent receptor plug domain-containing protein, whose protein sequence is MKKNFLLLTVALPSLLIASPSYAVESEIEQRNTNKSTEVISDIPSLSEIELPTTNAELLTQQSVPSEVNPEETQPETEQTPSDDADISIEAIAEPDNLPQSTPTYVIDREEIEKQGATSLADILKRMPGFAINDVGHGADTHTGTYYRGASINQSVFLINGRPINNNVNTYHGGTDLNSIPVEEIERVELYSGTASALYGSSAFGGVVNIITKEGYGKPKLSGSAEFGSLNLNNQQVSYGGSSDKVKYNFSFERFFTDNRYPVPVGAANRDEKGFLSNADTATSTYFGSIGLDLDQKNSLSLDVTALSSRRGLIYFGFPLQRDRLDHDGLNIGLSWKTRLGNGESSNITTSIGYNQDYFSTYGPTGAFYRTGALDTQQLTARVDHEWKITANNKLRWGLDLKNTDLTGDVLSTNPSTIANNETENRSLFNTALFAVNTWNISDNFLIDLGLRQSFDSQFGNYLNPSVGLRYAVTPIVAVRGSWAGGQRNPGLDQLYVYDTVHGWEPNPDLSPEIGSTWTAGVDVNFSENLIGQFTYFGSSIGDRLGVIAGKWANIGLVDTNGLEAALQLKIAAGWSTFLNYTYTDSQIKTGTEKGLQLGLIPYSVLQTGVGYQNSGWQANLYVTYNSGARRSIFANPTDKPTDFAPSFVNLDLSGRIPLTSNLGLTVYLENLLGEQYERVNRIYSPGFTFRVGLSANF, encoded by the coding sequence GTGAAAAAGAATTTTTTGTTGCTAACAGTTGCTTTACCGAGTTTACTGATAGCGTCTCCTAGTTATGCTGTTGAAAGTGAAATTGAGCAGAGAAATACTAATAAATCAACCGAAGTCATTTCAGATATTCCGAGTTTGAGTGAAATTGAGCTACCCACCACTAACGCCGAATTATTAACTCAACAATCTGTACCGAGTGAAGTTAATCCAGAAGAAACTCAGCCAGAAACAGAGCAAACTCCAAGCGATGATGCAGACATTTCTATAGAAGCGATCGCAGAACCAGATAATCTACCCCAATCTACTCCAACTTACGTCATCGATCGAGAAGAAATTGAAAAACAGGGCGCTACCAGTTTAGCCGATATTTTGAAAAGAATGCCTGGTTTTGCAATCAATGATGTAGGTCATGGTGCAGATACTCACACAGGTACATACTATCGGGGAGCCTCAATTAATCAGTCTGTATTTCTAATTAATGGCAGACCAATTAATAATAATGTCAACACTTATCATGGTGGAACTGATTTAAATAGTATTCCTGTAGAGGAGATTGAACGAGTAGAATTATATAGCGGTACAGCCTCCGCTTTATATGGTTCATCAGCCTTTGGGGGGGTTGTCAATATCATCACCAAAGAAGGTTATGGCAAACCTAAATTAAGTGGAAGTGCAGAATTTGGCTCCTTGAATTTAAATAATCAACAAGTGAGCTATGGTGGTTCATCTGATAAGGTAAAGTACAACTTTAGTTTTGAAAGATTCTTTACAGATAACCGTTACCCCGTTCCTGTAGGTGCAGCAAATCGTGATGAAAAAGGATTTTTATCAAATGCAGATACAGCGACAAGTACTTACTTTGGTAGTATTGGACTAGATTTAGATCAGAAAAATTCATTGAGTTTAGATGTTACTGCACTCAGTAGTCGTCGCGGCTTAATTTATTTTGGGTTTCCTCTACAAAGAGATAGATTAGACCACGATGGTTTAAATATTGGCTTATCTTGGAAAACTCGGCTAGGTAATGGGGAAAGCTCCAACATTACAACCTCAATTGGTTATAACCAAGATTATTTCAGCACTTACGGTCCTACAGGAGCCTTTTACCGTACAGGAGCTTTAGATACACAACAACTTACAGCTAGGGTAGATCATGAGTGGAAAATTACAGCCAATAATAAATTGCGCTGGGGATTAGATTTGAAAAATACCGATTTAACTGGTGATGTTTTGAGTACAAATCCTAGTACTATTGCCAATAACGAAACTGAAAATAGGAGTTTGTTCAATACAGCTTTATTCGCTGTTAATACTTGGAATATTAGCGATAATTTTCTGATAGATTTAGGACTAAGGCAAAGCTTTGACAGCCAATTTGGAAATTATCTCAACCCTAGTGTTGGTTTACGTTATGCCGTCACACCAATAGTAGCAGTACGTGGAAGTTGGGCAGGGGGACAACGCAATCCTGGGTTAGATCAGTTGTATGTTTATGATACAGTTCATGGTTGGGAACCTAATCCTGATTTAAGCCCAGAAATTGGCTCAACTTGGACTGCGGGAGTCGATGTTAATTTTTCAGAAAATCTGATTGGACAGTTTACTTACTTTGGTAGTAGTATAGGCGATCGCTTGGGAGTCATCGCCGGAAAATGGGCAAACATTGGATTAGTAGATACCAATGGTTTGGAGGCTGCATTGCAATTAAAAATTGCGGCTGGCTGGTCAACTTTCCTCAACTATACTTATACAGATTCCCAAATAAAAACAGGGACAGAGAAAGGTTTACAATTAGGTTTGATTCCCTATTCTGTACTTCAAACTGGTGTGGGTTATCAAAATTCAGGTTGGCAAGCTAACTTGTATGTTACCTACAATAGTGGCGCTCGCAGATCCATCTTTGCTAACCCTACTGACAAGCCCACAGATTTTGCACCGTCTTTTGTGAATTTAGATTTGAGCGGGCGCATACCTCTAACTAGCAATTTAGGGCTGACAGTTTACTTAGAAAATCTACTTGGTGAGCAATATGAGCGAGTTAATCGCATATATAGCCCTGGATTTACTTTTCGTGTGGGTTTAAGCGCCAATTTTTAA
- the petJ gene encoding cytochrome c6 PetJ, with translation MKKMITVILLGIAIFTFAFSRPALAVDAASGAKVFSANCASCHAGGKNLVQADKNLKKDALEKYGLYSAEAIISQVIKGKNAMPAFGKRLKPEQIEDVAAYVLSQADKDWK, from the coding sequence ATGAAAAAAATGATTACAGTCATACTGTTAGGCATAGCAATCTTCACTTTTGCCTTCAGTCGTCCAGCTTTGGCAGTAGATGCTGCTAGTGGAGCTAAAGTATTTAGTGCCAATTGTGCCTCTTGTCACGCGGGAGGAAAGAATCTGGTTCAAGCTGACAAAAACCTGAAGAAAGACGCTTTAGAAAAGTATGGTTTGTACTCAGCAGAGGCGATTATTTCCCAGGTTATAAAAGGTAAAAATGCTATGCCCGCTTTCGGCAAACGTTTGAAGCCTGAACAAATTGAAGATGTAGCGGCTTATGTGCTTTCACAAGCAGATAAAGACTGGAAATAG
- a CDS encoding GNAT family N-acetyltransferase, producing the protein MTSGSNLIVRFAEPADCSILFKLIEGLAEYEKLSHAIAGNALALQEHLFGSRRYVEAILAESASQAVGFALFFHNYSTFLTKPGIYLEDLFVLPEYRRQGIGKALLTKVAQIAVERDCGRLEWSVLDWNESAQAFYRRMGASILDDWRICRVTEDVLTQLGTVK; encoded by the coding sequence ATGACTTCGGGTAGCAATTTGATTGTGCGTTTTGCTGAACCAGCCGATTGCAGCATACTGTTTAAATTAATTGAAGGGCTTGCAGAATATGAAAAATTATCTCACGCGATCGCTGGCAATGCTCTAGCACTTCAGGAGCATTTGTTTGGTTCGCGGAGGTATGTAGAAGCAATATTAGCAGAATCTGCGAGTCAAGCTGTTGGTTTTGCGCTATTTTTTCATAATTATTCAACATTTCTGACTAAGCCAGGAATTTATCTGGAAGATTTATTTGTTTTACCAGAATATCGCAGGCAAGGTATTGGTAAGGCTCTCTTGACTAAAGTAGCTCAGATAGCTGTAGAACGTGATTGTGGGCGATTAGAATGGAGTGTCTTAGATTGGAATGAGTCAGCCCAAGCATTCTACCGTAGGATGGGAGCATCTATATTAGATGATTGGCGAATTTGTCGCGTCACAGAAGATGTGCTTACTCAATTAGGAACTGTTAAATAA
- a CDS encoding glycoside hydrolase family 31 protein encodes MPQYFGKLPTTNQPWTTVSNVKAVTWDNNIINFDCGDSRLTISVLAPNLIRVRLALTGEFIPRRSWAVTLDDAEWTTTPFTVQETEATVEIETAQIRVCVQREKCRIACFDKDNRPFAQDAEMGIGWRMGAVAGWKEIAADEHFYGFGERTGFLDKLSEVKTNWTTDALDYDALTDEMYQAIPFFMALRPQVSYGIFFNTTFWSQFDIGAEQPGIWKMETRGGELDYYIIYGPEPAQILDTYTQLTGRMPLPPKWALGYHQCRWSYESETVVRELAKEFRQRRIPCDVIHLDIDYMRGYRVFTWSPQRFPNAAKLISDLAQDGFKTVTIIDPGVKYEPEGNYHVFDQGIENDYFVRKADGTLFHGYVWPEKAVFPDFLRPDVSNWWADLHKSLTDIGVAGIWNDMNEPAINDRPFGDEGEKIWFPLDAPQGGREAGEAGGERDNSQSKIQNPKSKIDVTHTEVHNLYGLMMAKASYEGLERHRGSERSFVLTRSGYAGVQRWSSVWMGDNQSLWEHLEMSLPMLCNMGLSGVGFVGCDIGGFAGNATAELFARWMQVGMLYPMMRGHSAMSTARHEPWVFGDRVENICREYINLRYQLLPYIYSLFWEAATTGAPILRPLLYHFPNDPKTYSLYDQVLLGASLMAAPIYRPGVEHRSVYLPAGTWYDWWSGDRYEGPIHILAHAPLERMPLYVRSGAIVPMQPVSQYVDQAPLDEIRLRIWCGNNEYQLFEDDGQTNEYQDKKISLTNISVFTEKNQTVVEIGARVGEWTPPPRQVIVELVGIGEQRFQDDGKRHTLQF; translated from the coding sequence ATGCCGCAATATTTCGGAAAACTACCCACTACTAACCAACCTTGGACAACTGTTAGCAATGTAAAAGCTGTAACCTGGGACAATAATATTATTAATTTTGACTGCGGCGACTCACGCCTTACCATCAGCGTACTTGCTCCCAATTTAATCCGCGTGCGTTTGGCACTGACTGGGGAATTTATACCCCGCCGTTCTTGGGCAGTGACGCTGGATGATGCAGAATGGACGACAACACCTTTTACAGTCCAGGAAACTGAAGCAACGGTAGAAATTGAAACAGCACAGATTCGTGTGTGCGTCCAGCGAGAAAAGTGTCGCATCGCCTGTTTCGATAAAGATAACCGTCCCTTTGCCCAAGATGCAGAGATGGGTATAGGTTGGCGGATGGGTGCAGTTGCAGGGTGGAAGGAAATTGCAGCCGATGAACATTTCTATGGCTTTGGTGAACGCACAGGCTTTCTGGATAAACTCAGCGAAGTAAAAACCAACTGGACAACGGATGCCTTAGATTATGATGCACTTACTGATGAAATGTACCAAGCAATTCCATTTTTTATGGCTTTGCGCCCCCAAGTAAGCTATGGCATCTTTTTCAATACCACTTTTTGGAGTCAGTTCGATATCGGTGCTGAACAACCAGGTATTTGGAAGATGGAAACTCGTGGCGGTGAATTGGATTATTACATTATCTACGGCCCCGAACCAGCCCAAATCCTGGACACATATACTCAGCTAACTGGGAGAATGCCATTACCGCCGAAATGGGCGCTAGGTTATCATCAATGTCGCTGGAGTTACGAATCAGAAACCGTTGTGCGGGAACTAGCAAAGGAATTTCGTCAACGCCGCATTCCCTGCGATGTCATCCACTTGGATATTGACTATATGCGGGGCTATCGAGTGTTTACTTGGAGTCCTCAACGCTTCCCCAACGCGGCAAAACTCATTAGTGATTTAGCACAGGATGGTTTCAAAACAGTCACAATTATCGATCCTGGTGTGAAGTATGAACCAGAAGGTAATTATCACGTTTTTGACCAAGGAATAGAAAACGACTATTTTGTGCGTAAAGCTGATGGTACGTTGTTCCACGGCTACGTTTGGCCTGAGAAAGCTGTTTTTCCTGACTTTTTACGTCCTGATGTGAGTAACTGGTGGGCTGATTTACACAAAAGCCTAACTGATATTGGTGTGGCAGGAATTTGGAATGATATGAATGAACCTGCCATAAACGATCGCCCCTTTGGTGATGAAGGTGAAAAGATTTGGTTTCCCTTAGATGCACCACAGGGGGGAAGGGAAGCAGGGGAAGCAGGGGGAGAGAGGGATAATTCTCAATCCAAAATCCAAAATCCAAAATCTAAAATTGATGTGACTCATACAGAAGTGCATAACTTGTATGGGTTGATGATGGCTAAAGCCTCCTATGAAGGGTTGGAACGGCATCGAGGCTCTGAGCGATCGTTTGTGTTAACGCGATCGGGTTATGCTGGTGTGCAACGCTGGTCTTCTGTGTGGATGGGAGATAACCAATCGTTGTGGGAGCATTTAGAAATGTCTCTGCCGATGCTTTGCAACATGGGACTTTCGGGTGTGGGGTTTGTGGGTTGCGATATTGGCGGGTTTGCTGGTAACGCCACAGCTGAATTATTTGCTCGATGGATGCAGGTAGGAATGCTTTACCCAATGATGCGCGGTCACTCGGCAATGTCTACGGCTCGTCATGAACCTTGGGTATTTGGCGATCGCGTTGAAAATATCTGTCGAGAATATATTAATCTACGTTACCAACTACTTCCCTATATTTACAGTCTTTTCTGGGAAGCGGCAACAACAGGCGCACCGATTTTAAGACCGTTATTGTACCACTTCCCCAACGATCCGAAAACCTATAGCCTCTACGATCAAGTATTGCTAGGTGCGTCGCTGATGGCTGCACCAATTTACCGCCCTGGAGTTGAGCATCGATCTGTCTATTTACCCGCCGGCACTTGGTATGATTGGTGGAGTGGCGATCGTTATGAAGGACCAATTCACATTCTTGCTCATGCACCACTAGAAAGAATGCCACTGTATGTTCGTAGCGGTGCGATCGTCCCTATGCAACCTGTCAGCCAATATGTCGATCAAGCCCCACTCGACGAGATCCGATTACGGATTTGGTGTGGTAATAATGAATATCAGCTATTTGAAGATGATGGACAGACGAACGAGTATCAAGACAAAAAAATTTCGCTAACAAACATCAGCGTATTTACTGAGAAAAACCAAACAGTAGTGGAAATTGGAGCAAGAGTTGGGGAATGGACACCTCCACCGCGTCAAGTGATTGTAGA
- the glgX gene encoding glycogen debranching protein GlgX produces the protein MYLALWPGNVYPLGATWDGKGTNFALFSENATGVELCLFDNDDEEIRIPLTEKNNFVWHGYLPGVGPGQKYGFRVHGMWAPEVGHRFNPNKLLIDPYAKAIDGEFSNDPSLFGYSLDAEEKDLVFSELDDAKIMPKCVVVDQSFDWEGDKLLATPWYRTVIYETHVKGFTKLHPDIPEELRGTYAGLAHPAAIQHLLQLGITAVELMPVHHFLSHPGHLEGKGLSNYWGYDSINYFAPYSSYSASGTVGEQVTEFKQMVKALHFAGIEVILDVVYNHTGEGNHFGPTLSLRGIDNSVYYRLVKDDPRYYTDFTGCGNSLNVRHAQVLKLIMDSLRYWVIEMHVDGFRFDLASALARELYEVDNLSAFFDIIHQDPILADVKLIAEPWDLGEGGYQVGNFPLRWSEWNGRYRDTVRDFWRGVDDSLGQFAYCFTGSPDLYQTNGRNPNASINFITAHDGFTLNDLVSYNEKHNEANGEDSRDGESHNRSWNCGAEGETDDTEVIRLRERQRRNFLATLMLSQGVPMLLEGDEIGCSQKGNNNVYCQDNEISWRHWDLHKANSDLLDFTRELINFRHQHPVFRRRKWFQGRPIHGLGINDIAWFNSDGSEMTEKQWLISYAKVMEIFFNGQGIATPGDRGERIIDESFLLFFNAHYELIDFALPHEFKDKVWEIVIDTNEPRFLDRGKFVSDSQTVPVTDRSLMVLRLIS, from the coding sequence ATGTATTTAGCTTTATGGCCAGGGAATGTATATCCTTTAGGTGCAACTTGGGATGGTAAAGGAACAAACTTTGCTTTATTTTCGGAAAATGCAACAGGGGTAGAGCTTTGTTTATTTGATAACGATGACGAAGAAATTCGCATACCTTTGACAGAAAAAAACAATTTTGTTTGGCATGGTTACTTACCAGGAGTTGGCCCAGGTCAAAAGTATGGGTTTAGAGTGCATGGGATGTGGGCACCGGAAGTTGGTCATCGATTTAATCCAAACAAACTATTAATTGACCCCTACGCTAAGGCAATTGATGGTGAGTTTAGTAACGATCCATCTCTCTTTGGCTACTCTCTAGACGCTGAGGAAAAAGACTTAGTTTTTTCTGAACTAGATGATGCCAAAATAATGCCCAAGTGTGTTGTGGTCGATCAATCTTTTGATTGGGAAGGCGATAAACTGCTTGCTACGCCTTGGTATAGAACTGTTATTTATGAAACTCACGTCAAAGGTTTTACTAAACTACATCCAGATATTCCAGAAGAGTTGCGTGGTACTTATGCCGGGTTAGCGCATCCAGCTGCAATTCAACACTTACTGCAATTAGGAATTACAGCAGTTGAGTTGATGCCAGTACATCACTTTTTATCTCATCCGGGACATTTAGAAGGAAAAGGATTAAGCAATTACTGGGGCTACGATTCCATCAACTATTTTGCCCCTTATTCTAGTTACAGTGCTAGTGGAACTGTGGGAGAACAAGTCACCGAATTCAAGCAAATGGTCAAAGCACTACATTTTGCCGGAATTGAAGTGATTTTAGATGTAGTCTACAACCACACTGGCGAAGGAAATCATTTCGGGCCAACGCTATCTTTGCGAGGTATTGATAATTCTGTATATTACCGCTTGGTAAAGGATGATCCTCGCTACTACACGGATTTTACAGGCTGTGGTAACTCTCTGAATGTGCGTCATGCTCAAGTTCTGAAGTTAATCATGGATAGCCTGCGCTATTGGGTAATAGAAATGCATGTAGATGGCTTCCGATTTGATTTGGCCTCGGCACTAGCACGGGAATTATATGAAGTAGATAATCTATCAGCTTTCTTTGATATTATTCATCAAGACCCAATCTTGGCAGATGTGAAGCTGATTGCTGAACCTTGGGACTTAGGAGAAGGAGGCTATCAAGTCGGGAACTTTCCACTGCGTTGGTCTGAGTGGAATGGTAGATATCGGGATACAGTACGAGATTTTTGGCGTGGTGTAGATGATAGTTTAGGACAATTTGCTTACTGTTTTACCGGTAGCCCTGATTTGTATCAAACAAATGGGCGCAACCCGAATGCAAGTATTAATTTTATAACTGCTCATGATGGTTTCACATTAAATGATTTGGTCAGCTACAACGAAAAGCATAACGAGGCAAACGGGGAAGACAGTAGAGATGGTGAAAGCCATAATAGATCCTGGAATTGTGGTGCAGAAGGCGAAACCGACGATACAGAAGTAATACGTTTGCGCGAACGGCAACGACGAAACTTTTTAGCAACCCTAATGCTATCTCAAGGTGTCCCAATGCTATTAGAGGGGGATGAAATTGGTTGTAGTCAAAAGGGAAATAATAATGTCTACTGCCAAGACAATGAAATTTCCTGGCGGCATTGGGATTTGCATAAAGCGAACTCGGATTTACTAGACTTTACACGTGAACTAATTAATTTTCGCCATCAACATCCAGTATTCCGACGACGTAAGTGGTTTCAAGGTCGCCCCATTCACGGTTTAGGCATTAATGATATTGCTTGGTTTAATTCTGATGGCAGTGAAATGACTGAGAAGCAGTGGCTTATTAGCTATGCCAAAGTAATGGAGATTTTTTTTAATGGGCAGGGAATTGCTACTCCAGGAGATCGTGGTGAGCGGATTATTGATGAAAGTTTTCTGCTATTTTTTAACGCTCACTACGAGTTAATCGATTTTGCTTTACCCCATGAATTTAAAGACAAGGTATGGGAGATAGTAATTGACACTAATGAACCTCGCTTTTTAGATCGGGGAAAATTCGTTTCAGACTCTCAAACTGTACCAGTTACAGATCGCTCTCTGATGGTGTTACGCCTTATTAGTTAG